ATGGATTGCCAGTCGTCTTCATGCAATCTCGACATGGTCAATCCAATTTCACGACCGACCTGACGATCCCAGGGCGTGCACAGGTGGATTTCATTTCACCCGATGGTTCGCTCAACGAAGTTCCAGGGGATATCGTCGAATTCTGGTTGCCGACCAGGTCTGATATTCCGGTCGGTACCAAGTCGCTTATCACACTCGAGCCGTCGGCGACGTTTCTCGAAGATCCTGTCGGAAATTTGCTCAATCTGGACCACGAAAGCGATCTACTTGAATTTGTCAGTGCGCCGGCCCTCCTTCCCGGGGCGATCCGGGAACTTCGTGTCAATCGCTCCGAATCGGGACAGTTACAGTTGAACTGGCAGGAAGATTGTGGATCCGCGCTGGGATACTCGATCTACCGGGGCGATCTAACCGAAGGTTACGACTCGATCGTGCCGGTAGCGGGACTCTGTTCCGTGAGCAGCACCCACGTCGAGATTCCGATGAGTACGGGGCTTGCAGAATTCTTTCTGGTCGTCCCGTTTCGGGATGAATCCGGTGGGTCGTACGGAGTAGATTCACTCGGAGACCATCGCACGCCGCCGGCGAATGCATGTTGGGCTTCCGGCGAGGCCAATGACTGCGCACCGTAGTCCACGATCGTTCTTGATCCGCAAGATCTCTTACGCCGTTATCGCCCTGGTCGTATTCGTTATCGCCACCCACTCACCTGAAGCATTCGCGCCATCACTCGAAGATGCGCGTGCGTTTTACAGAGCAGGCCAGCTCGAGCAAGCGATCGATGCTTTTCGTGCTGTCGCCGATGCCACCGAGAACAGCGATCCCGTGACGGCGGGCATCTGCCGGAACAATGCATGCGTACTGTTAACAGATCGCGGGGAGCTTGGGCCCGCTCTGAAGCAATGTGTACTTGCACTGGAGTTACGGCGCAACTTCGACGACCCCTGGCGTGTGGCTCGAACACTGAACAACCTCGGCCGGGTTCAGGAGCGACTCGGTAATTTCGATGAAGCGAAAAGAAGTTTTCTTGAAGCACTCGCCCTGAATCGCGCGGGAGACGACGCGGCCGGCGCATCAATCAACCTCTCCAACCTTGGAGGACTCGCGATCCAGGCCGGGTGGTACTCGCAGGCGATCGATTACCAACGCCGCGCGTACGAAACTGCGCAACAGCACCAGGGAGAACCATGGGCCGACGAGCAGATGCGATTCGCACGGGTCAATCAAGCTGTCGTACTGGAGAGATTTGGTGCGTTTCGGGAGGCACTTCGACTCTACGATGCCGTTATCGACGAGGGGCACGAGATGTCGGCAACATATCGTGCCGGCATCCTCGTCAATCGTGGCGTGGCACTCAGAAATCTGGGTGATCCGCTGCGGGCTCTCGAGGCGTTTAACGATGCATCCGAGATCTACATCACAGATAAGGACCATGCGGCACTATCTAATGCTCGACTGAACCAGGGCCTTGTACAGCAATTGAACCTGCGGGATCCCGTTGCCGCTGAGAGTTCCTACCGCAAAGCGTTGGCCCTCGCTGAAGCAAGCGGGGAGCGGGCTGGGCAAATCGACAGTTTCTGTCGACTCGGCGGGCTGCTGCTGGATCTGGGACGCGCCGATGAAGCGCTGCCACTATTTGAACGATCTCTTGAGATCTCGGAGAGCAGTGGATCGAGCGAGGGGCGCTGGGCGTCTCTGAACGGACTGGGACATTCTGCGCTCGCGCGTGACGATTCCCCTGCAGCACTTAGCCACTTCCTCGCGGCCATCAATGCGATCGAGCTGGTCCGCGATAGTCTCACCACGAGTACGGATCGCGTCGGCTACTTTACCGACAAGCGGTCAGTATACGAATCCGCCATCGAAGTCCTTGCCGGAATCGCGGATAAAGACACAGGCGGCGAGCATGCACAACTCGCGTTTCGCCTGGCCCAGCAGGCCAAGAGCCGCGCGTTGCTCGACGTACTGGGTCCAGGTGCCCTCGTCGCAATACCGCTCGACGCTCAGGCGGTGATCGATGCCCTAGGAGATGACGTACTTCTTGAATACTTCATTGGATCTTCAGCCGCATTTGCATGGATCGTCAGCGCCAGTGGAATCGAAATGCGTTCGCTTGGAGCGTCGGAGGTGATCCTCAAAGATGTGGAGCAGATTTACGACGCGCTATCTCGCGGACGTCGCGCATCTTCGGAAGCTATTGAACGACTCTCGCAAACCTTACTTCACGATATCAATCTTCCTGCGGGACCTAACGGACAGCTCCGCGTCTCACCGGACAATACATTACGGAAACTACCCTTTGAACTTCTTGAGCTACCCGCTGAAAGCGGCATTCCACTCATTGAGACCGTAACGATAAGCTATCTGCCGAGCGGCTCCGCGCTACCCTGGCTTCGTAGAGCACGTGAATCTCCGTCCTGGATGTCTATAGGCTTCGGTAATCCACAACTGCCGACCCATGCGCATGAGAATCTTTCTCTTAGTAGTGTTCTGCTGGCGGCATTTGAACTCGAACCGTTGCCCGCCGCTGCCGATGACGTGCGAGCCATCGAGCGCTATCTCCCTGGACGACATGCCACACGGATCGGTACCGCGGCAAGTGAAACGGCGTTTTTCGAACTTGTTGGTTCAGGTGCTAAAGTCGTCCACATCGGGGCACATACGCTCGTGGATGAACGACGAGGAGCGACTATCCTGCTGACCCGAGATGCGGAACAGGACGGTCTGCTGCAGCCTCACGAAATCGCGACCCTCGATATTTCTGTCGAATTGACGGTGCTGGCCGCTTGTCGTACAGCGTCAGGGCCGGTTGCTGGAGGGGGTGCTTTATCAACTCTGACCGGATCTTTTCTAGCCGCGGGATCCAGCGGTGTTCTCGCCACGCTTTGGGATGTGGGCGATCAAGACGCTGCCGTGTTCATGGAACAGTTCTACTCTCAACTCGGACGCGGGCAGACTCCGGCAGCCGCCCTACGCGCCGCGAAAATGCGCCTGCGGTCGGAGCCGGACTGGAACGATCCCGCGGTCTGGTCTGCCTACGTTCTCGTCGGAGACGCAGCACCGTTGGTTTCTCGAAGAATTACGAATGGCCGTTTGACAACGATCGTGCTCGCGTCAGTGGCGCTGCTCCTGGCCATTTTTTTGACTTACGGAATCATCCGAAAACGTACCGTCTCGGATTGAGCGATCAAATCGCCATCAACATCTCGCGCCTCAACCCGCCAGAGGTAGGCCACCGCGGGAAATAACTGCGAGTAGGCGTTCTCGGGTAGATCGATCGTCTCTCTATCTGTTTCTGCTTCCCACAACAGGCTGTCGTCTACCGTGAAAATCTGCACCTGGTAATGCACTGCGCGATCAACTGACCGCCAGCGGAGTGTCTGTGGAACTACGGTCAGCTCTCCCGACGGCGCAATCAATTCTAACTGAGTACCACGTACAACAGAACCCGTGCCCCGCGAAGGCACCTCGGGATCGTCGGTGGGTATGAGAATCAGTCCCGCGCTCACGGCCACAATTAGGACCGCGGCCGCCGCGAGTGCTCGTAGTGACCCTCGGAATCGCTTGGGGGTCTCTTTCTTGAGACGTCGGCGTAACGTTCTGGCATTCGGCAACGCAGCATCCCGTGGCTCATGTAGGTGCTCGCCCTTGAGTGCCCTGGCAACCCAACGTTCCCAATTGTCCCGACTCATGTTCTCCACCCCCACTCACCAGACCGCGCAGATTCGCGGCTGATGCGTATCCAGTAGACAACGATGACAGGGCTGAAATACATCAATTGCTCTCTCACGGCTCCTCTCCACCGAGGTCGTCATAGATACGCCGTAACTTGTCGAGACACCGAGCCCGAGTAGGACCCAGACTTCCGATGGGCCGATCCATTATTTGTGAGATCGTTTCGTAGGTTTTTGGTGGATCGTCCAGGTACAGTGCCCCCAGTAAGGTTTGACAGGTCGGATCCATTTGCTCGAACGCCAACGAAAGCGTGTGCTCGCAAGCAACTTCGTGGAGATCCGCCGCCAGGTCAGGAGGAGCCTCGCCCGGTTCTTCCGTCACTTCGTCGTCGAGTGAACGCCAACGTTTGCCCGTCCGCAGGGCCGTCTGGCAGGTATTCCGCGTGGTGACGGCGATCCACGCCCCAAGGGATCCTGCGCTGCGCAGCGATCCAATGTGACGAAAGAGTTTAAGAGCAACGACCTGCAAGACTTCCTCGGCCTCATCAACCGACATCCGGTAGGTCAAAGGAATCGAGAAAATCAATCGGCGATAGCGTTGGAGCAATAGACCCCAAGCCGCGTCATCTCCTTCGACGCATGCTCGAACAAGGGCCTCATCGTCGATCTTTGCGGAACTAGAGGACACGTTGGGCAACCTCTGGGCGACTGAAAACGCCATTATGCGGAGCAAATTATACAACGGCGGCGATTACAAGAACCTCTTGACGTATCACGCCCACCTTCGTGTCGTCTGTTAATGGCGCATGAGTCAGATCGTGCAACACGGGGGAGCGATTGGGACGGCCGAAGACCATACAGCAGTCCATTCCGAGGCTACACCACGTGCTGCGCCACTTCTGGCCGTGGATTCGCCAGGAACGACCCCTCATTGCCGGGTCGCTGACGGCACTTCTGCTTGGTGTCGTGCTAAGACTCGCCGAGCCCTGGCCATTGAAGTTCGTGCTGGACCTCGTTCTCGGTCAGACGTCAGACGGGCCGAATTCGATGACCGTATTGACGTTGGCCGCCGTATCCGTTATCGCGGTGACAGTTCTACGCGCGTTCTGCGATTACCACCAGAAGGTCGGCTTCGCCAAGATCGGCAATCGTGTGCTGCGGCGCGTGCGCACTCATCTCTACAAGCACCTTCAGACGTTATCGCTCTCGTTTCACACCGGGGCACGGAATGGCGATCTGTTGATCCGTGCCACAAGGGATGTAGGTTTACTCAGAGACGTAACGTCCACGGCACTGTTGCCAATGCTGGCAAGTCTCCTCGTGCTAATCGGCATGCTCACCGTCGTCCTCTACCTGCAATGGCAGTTGGCTTTGCTTGCCGCGGCAACAGTTCCGTTCTTCGTATTCTCGACAACACGTCTTTCCAGTGGCATCCATCAGGCGGCTCGCAAACAACGTACACGCGAAGGCGCGATGGCATCTACCGCGTCCGAATCGCTCCACGCCATTCGTGATGTACAGGCCTTGTCTTTACAAGACACGTTCACCGGAGAGTTTGCCAACCGGAATGCGCAGAGTCAGAAAGAGGATCTCAAGGCAGCGCGACTGTCGGCTCAACTAGGTCGATCGGTCGACGTACTCGGAGCCATCGCAACCGCTCTTGTGCTGTGGTACGGGGCGGTGCTCGTGATGCGTCAGCAGATGACTGCCGGTGACTTCATCGTCTTTCTGACCTATCTCAAGCGTGCCTTCAAGCCAGCCAGAGATTTTGCGAAACACGCGGGACGGCTAGCGAAGGCAACCGCCGCCGGCGAGCGAGTAATGGCCGTTCTGCAGACAGATCCCGAAGTTAGGGATCGACCTGACGCCATAGTGGCCTCGCCGTTTGAAGGCCACATCGAATTCCGCGACGTCTCTTTTGGCTATGCGCCCGATAGCCCTGAAATAATTCGCGGTCTCAGTTTTTCCATCGCCTCGGGAAGCGAAATTGCGATTACCGGTCCCTCCGGGAGCGGCAAGTCCACGATCGTAAGTTTGCTGTTGCGGCTCTATGACCCGACATCAGGCTCCGTGATGGTCGACGGTCGTGACGTGAGCGAATACTCGGTGTTCTCGCTGCGCTCCCAGATCGGGGTCGTGCTGCAGGACGCGGCGTTGTTTTCCGGAACCGTCGCCGACAACATCTCTGTTGGATCGACCGGTGTATCACGCCAGTCAATCGAGTGGGCTGCGGGGATAGCTAACGCTGATGAATTCATTGGGTCACTTCCGCAGGGATACGATTCGCTAATTGGGGAGCGGGGTGCGACACTCTCGCGGGGTCAGCGCCAGCGTATCGCCATCGCTCGAGCCGTCCTGCGTCGCACGCCGATTCTTATCCTCGATGAACCTACTACCGGACTCGATCATCGCAGTGCACACCTAGTCAGCGAGGCTCTCGCTAAGTTGCCGCGAGACATGACGCGAGTCATCGTCACCCATGACACCGCTGTTGCCGATCAAGCTGATGTCGTTCTGCACATCGAGTCCGACCATAGTTTCGAATTCGATACGCCGACCGCGCTGCGTGAACTTCGCGGAGCATTTCATCGACTGCACGCGGTCGGCATGACTGGAGGAGAATGATAGTGCGTCAGCATTCAGGGACAGGACATAACCCTTTCTGCTTTGTTGTCGGGTGCCCCCGATCGGGTACCACGCTGCTACAGCGGATGCTCGATCATCACCCCGATCTTGCGGTCGCCAATGACACCCACTTCGTTCCCCGGGCGCTCGAAAAGACGGCCCCGCATCTCGCGGACCGAGCGATCAGCGGTGATCCTGTGCCCCTTACGCAAGCGTTAATCGATGCCGTAGTGGGCTACCGTCGTTTTTATCGTCTGGGGCTTGACGAGCGGTTGGGTCGAGAACTTGCACTGAAACAGGACGATTACGCCGGATATTCCAGTGCGCTCTACGACCGT
This genomic interval from Acidobacteriota bacterium contains the following:
- a CDS encoding CHAT domain-containing protein produces the protein MIRKISYAVIALVVFVIATHSPEAFAPSLEDARAFYRAGQLEQAIDAFRAVADATENSDPVTAGICRNNACVLLTDRGELGPALKQCVLALELRRNFDDPWRVARTLNNLGRVQERLGNFDEAKRSFLEALALNRAGDDAAGASINLSNLGGLAIQAGWYSQAIDYQRRAYETAQQHQGEPWADEQMRFARVNQAVVLERFGAFREALRLYDAVIDEGHEMSATYRAGILVNRGVALRNLGDPLRALEAFNDASEIYITDKDHAALSNARLNQGLVQQLNLRDPVAAESSYRKALALAEASGERAGQIDSFCRLGGLLLDLGRADEALPLFERSLEISESSGSSEGRWASLNGLGHSALARDDSPAALSHFLAAINAIELVRDSLTTSTDRVGYFTDKRSVYESAIEVLAGIADKDTGGEHAQLAFRLAQQAKSRALLDVLGPGALVAIPLDAQAVIDALGDDVLLEYFIGSSAAFAWIVSASGIEMRSLGASEVILKDVEQIYDALSRGRRASSEAIERLSQTLLHDINLPAGPNGQLRVSPDNTLRKLPFELLELPAESGIPLIETVTISYLPSGSALPWLRRARESPSWMSIGFGNPQLPTHAHENLSLSSVLLAAFELEPLPAAADDVRAIERYLPGRHATRIGTAASETAFFELVGSGAKVVHIGAHTLVDERRGATILLTRDAEQDGLLQPHEIATLDISVELTVLAACRTASGPVAGGGALSTLTGSFLAAGSSGVLATLWDVGDQDAAVFMEQFYSQLGRGQTPAAALRAAKMRLRSEPDWNDPAVWSAYVLVGDAAPLVSRRITNGRLTTIVLASVALLLAIFLTYGIIRKRTVSD
- a CDS encoding sigma-70 family RNA polymerase sigma factor; its protein translation is MSSSSAKIDDEALVRACVEGDDAAWGLLLQRYRRLIFSIPLTYRMSVDEAEEVLQVVALKLFRHIGSLRSAGSLGAWIAVTTRNTCQTALRTGKRWRSLDDEVTEEPGEAPPDLAADLHEVACEHTLSLAFEQMDPTCQTLLGALYLDDPPKTYETISQIMDRPIGSLGPTRARCLDKLRRIYDDLGGEEP
- a CDS encoding ABC transporter ATP-binding protein/permease; the encoded protein is MLRHFWPWIRQERPLIAGSLTALLLGVVLRLAEPWPLKFVLDLVLGQTSDGPNSMTVLTLAAVSVIAVTVLRAFCDYHQKVGFAKIGNRVLRRVRTHLYKHLQTLSLSFHTGARNGDLLIRATRDVGLLRDVTSTALLPMLASLLVLIGMLTVVLYLQWQLALLAAATVPFFVFSTTRLSSGIHQAARKQRTREGAMASTASESLHAIRDVQALSLQDTFTGEFANRNAQSQKEDLKAARLSAQLGRSVDVLGAIATALVLWYGAVLVMRQQMTAGDFIVFLTYLKRAFKPARDFAKHAGRLAKATAAGERVMAVLQTDPEVRDRPDAIVASPFEGHIEFRDVSFGYAPDSPEIIRGLSFSIASGSEIAITGPSGSGKSTIVSLLLRLYDPTSGSVMVDGRDVSEYSVFSLRSQIGVVLQDAALFSGTVADNISVGSTGVSRQSIEWAAGIANADEFIGSLPQGYDSLIGERGATLSRGQRQRIAIARAVLRRTPILILDEPTTGLDHRSAHLVSEALAKLPRDMTRVIVTHDTAVADQADVVLHIESDHSFEFDTPTALRELRGAFHRLHAVGMTGGE